One part of the Parabacteroides distasonis ATCC 8503 genome encodes these proteins:
- a CDS encoding 6-bladed beta-propeller, producing MKSIIYYFSMISIFFFLSCTGWKDKKNMESDIITVNLDERDEISTKDLFSEIQLIPLETTPESLIRNITQIKFFEDRYYIHDYSRSQIFVFDREGHFQFALNEKGNGPGEYLNLTDFAIDTTRRNLVVLCAVSNALFFYDLGGKFIEKKKLPEIAGAYNSLQFQNKDTIAFFTYDYDHRLKFYSLSRNEILDEYFPEDIKDVFCRGVFPFPHAFRRSLTNTIYSLSGATFTELYRWDFGDLNNDIEKLEFHPNMSKQEIIQYAKDVYSSKSVNYIIDSQGQNSRYRYAMVVRQNKYIQLFYNRKNHDLLQFERTKEGLQLYPIYFGEDFILCTPEGGLPLNDLFPEKLRNEDQQRIIQSHSEQENPVLVKYVFKNEG from the coding sequence ATGAAAAGTATCATCTATTATTTTTCGATGATATCCATATTTTTCTTTCTTTCTTGTACGGGATGGAAGGATAAGAAAAACATGGAATCAGATATCATCACCGTGAATTTGGACGAGCGAGACGAGATCTCCACTAAAGATCTATTTTCTGAGATCCAACTCATTCCGTTAGAGACAACGCCAGAATCGCTGATCCGTAATATAACCCAAATCAAGTTTTTTGAGGATCGATATTATATTCACGATTATTCGAGATCCCAAATCTTTGTTTTCGATAGGGAGGGACATTTCCAATTCGCACTTAACGAGAAAGGAAACGGCCCGGGTGAGTATTTAAACTTAACAGATTTCGCGATCGATACGACCCGCAGGAACCTTGTAGTACTTTGCGCCGTCAGCAACGCTCTCTTTTTCTATGATCTAGGGGGCAAGTTCATCGAGAAAAAGAAACTTCCTGAAATAGCGGGGGCCTACAACAGCCTACAGTTCCAAAACAAGGATACGATAGCTTTCTTCACATACGATTACGACCATCGCTTGAAGTTTTATTCCCTATCAAGAAACGAGATACTCGATGAATATTTTCCTGAAGACATAAAAGATGTATTTTGTAGGGGTGTATTTCCATTTCCACACGCTTTTCGAAGGTCTTTGACTAATACGATTTATTCACTATCGGGAGCGACCTTTACAGAGCTTTATCGTTGGGATTTTGGTGATTTAAATAATGACATCGAAAAATTAGAATTCCATCCCAATATGAGCAAGCAAGAAATAATTCAATACGCGAAGGATGTCTATTCCTCTAAGAGCGTAAATTATATAATAGACTCTCAGGGACAAAACAGCAGATATCGATACGCCATGGTAGTCCGCCAAAACAAGTACATCCAACTGTTTTATAACAGGAAAAACCATGACTTGCTTCAATTCGAGCGAACCAAGGAGGGCTTGCAACTTTACCCGATCTACTTCGGAGAAGACTTCATCCTCTGTACTCCGGAAGGAGGGCTTCCATTAAATGATCTATTTCCCGAGAAGTTAAGAAATGAGGATCAGCAAAGAATTATTCAATCACATTCGGAACAAGAGAATCCTGTCTTAGTAAAATATGTTTTCAAAAATGAAGGTTAA
- a CDS encoding transcriptional regulator produces the protein MYRRLPFIILLSILAVFALRASVVAPSILVQNYSVDDYKASCQNWDLAVSYHGILYVANNSGLVTFDGNTWNTYPLPDKTPIYKVSFQNDSIYTQGKSSLGYWLYDKLGNLEYHPIDTLPSYINFDDPETNYTIPKEIEEKHPTSFASAGGLNFTGTSTSGIYITNDEGEIFQHLNINNQLQDNIVRSICVQDNNLIWVALDNGISQIDINPPIAMLGKRSQIGKLEDAVKEDNRLYIRTNVGYFSRSLMFGDKFTPISDEIGRSYIHPDTTDNHLSVSSLFKNKDVLSVFANAESIYPVPDNLYWLTIQNEAGLFHRENGTGTLKCRILFDNYDLNLVTNGKRIIPLNDSLDLVSAMQGTLLINTRQLIEGSLGGLTMPRFMRIEYQDQEGTHYLYPDTQRIDLPHNFQELSLYIGTTVFTPNHQISYKLEGVSADWSSWQKDGKITFLQLPEGTYELRVRKYVTRGPFPEITMQITVRPPWYNTVWAYLIYVALIWFAIQEGLRYHLRNLRKKEQEKLEAERQAELQRLQQMKSEMLETELQNKNNELTLQTTALVKRNEAIQALLEELDKQKETLGDRYPNKLYTRLRSLIESTLNDQADWVQFETYFNSAHQNFMDRLRQQYADITAGDLRICCLLRMNLSTKEIASLMNVSVRAIELRRYRLRKRLALDGDTNLVDFLMNY, from the coding sequence ATGTACAGACGGCTACCTTTTATCATATTATTATCTATACTGGCGGTTTTCGCCTTGCGTGCGTCTGTGGTCGCTCCCTCTATCCTCGTACAAAATTATTCCGTAGACGATTACAAGGCTAGTTGCCAAAATTGGGATTTAGCGGTTTCCTATCATGGCATCTTATATGTAGCTAATAATTCCGGTCTGGTTACTTTTGACGGGAATACATGGAACACATATCCATTACCGGATAAAACCCCTATTTATAAAGTATCTTTCCAGAACGATTCTATCTATACCCAAGGCAAATCATCGTTAGGCTATTGGCTATACGACAAACTCGGGAATCTGGAATACCATCCGATCGATACGCTCCCGTCATATATAAATTTCGATGATCCCGAGACGAATTACACGATCCCGAAAGAAATCGAGGAGAAGCACCCAACTTCCTTCGCTAGCGCCGGAGGTCTCAATTTCACGGGAACATCTACGTCCGGTATTTATATCACCAACGACGAAGGGGAGATCTTTCAACATCTCAACATCAATAATCAGTTACAAGATAATATCGTACGCTCCATCTGCGTACAGGATAATAATTTAATCTGGGTCGCCTTGGATAATGGTATCTCCCAAATAGATATCAATCCTCCCATCGCCATGTTAGGTAAAAGAAGCCAGATCGGAAAGTTGGAAGACGCTGTAAAAGAGGATAACCGCCTCTATATCCGGACCAATGTCGGCTACTTCAGCCGGAGCCTGATGTTTGGTGATAAGTTTACCCCGATATCCGATGAGATCGGACGTTCATATATCCATCCGGATACGACCGATAATCATTTATCGGTAAGCTCTTTATTTAAGAATAAAGACGTATTGAGCGTATTCGCCAACGCAGAAAGTATTTACCCGGTTCCAGACAATTTGTATTGGCTCACGATCCAGAATGAGGCCGGACTCTTCCATCGGGAAAACGGTACAGGAACTTTAAAATGCCGGATCCTATTCGATAATTACGATCTGAATCTGGTAACCAATGGCAAACGGATCATCCCCTTGAATGATTCTCTTGATTTGGTATCTGCCATGCAAGGAACCCTATTAATCAACACTCGTCAATTAATAGAGGGAAGCCTAGGAGGATTGACGATGCCACGGTTTATGCGCATCGAGTATCAAGATCAAGAAGGTACACATTATTTATATCCGGACACGCAAAGAATCGACCTGCCCCATAACTTCCAAGAACTCTCGCTATACATCGGAACAACGGTATTCACCCCTAATCACCAAATCAGTTATAAGCTGGAAGGGGTATCCGCCGATTGGTCTTCTTGGCAGAAAGACGGCAAAATTACCTTCTTACAACTTCCGGAAGGAACTTATGAGCTAAGGGTACGTAAATATGTAACCCGTGGGCCGTTTCCCGAGATCACGATGCAAATCACGGTGCGCCCTCCTTGGTATAATACCGTATGGGCCTATTTGATCTACGTCGCTTTGATATGGTTCGCCATTCAAGAAGGACTTCGGTACCATTTAAGGAATTTGCGGAAAAAAGAACAAGAAAAGCTGGAGGCAGAGCGACAAGCCGAACTGCAAAGGCTTCAACAAATGAAAAGCGAGATGCTGGAAACGGAGTTGCAAAACAAAAACAATGAGCTTACTCTCCAGACAACAGCTTTGGTAAAAAGAAACGAGGCAATCCAAGCTTTGTTGGAAGAACTGGATAAGCAGAAAGAGACATTGGGTGACCGGTACCCCAATAAGTTATATACCCGTTTACGTTCCTTGATCGAATCTACCTTGAACGATCAAGCGGATTGGGTGCAGTTCGAGACCTATTTCAATAGCGCCCACCAGAATTTCATGGATCGTTTACGCCAGCAATACGCAGATATAACGGCAGGCGATTTGCGTATTTGTTGCTTACTCCGCATGAACCTTTCCACGAAGGAGATCGCATCGTTAATGAATGTATCCGTACGGGCTATCGAGCTAAGAAGATACCGCTTAAGAAAGCGATTAGCCCTTGATGGGGATACGAATCTTGTCGATTTCCTGATGAACTACTAA
- the carB gene encoding carbamoyl-phosphate synthase (glutamine-hydrolyzing) large subunit — protein MSKSDIKKVIVLGSGALKIGQAGEFDYSGSQALKALKEEGISTVLLNPNIATIQTSEGVADKVYFLPITPYFVEEVIKKEQPDGILLAFGGQTALNCGTQLYTSGTLAKYGVKVLGTSVEAIMYTEDRDLFVKKLNEIEVKTPISQAVESMDDAVAAAYKIGFPVMIRSAYALGGMGSGICKDEAELRTLAESAFAYSSQILVEESLKGWKEIEFEVIRDKNDHCFTVVSMENVDPLGVHTGESIVVAPTCSLTEKELDLLKELSTKTIRHLGIVGECNIQYAFNSETCDYRVIEVNARLSRSSALASKASGYPLAFVAAKLALGYGLDEIGEMGTPNSAYKAPEVDYMIVKIPRWDLTKFVGVSRQIGSSMKSVGEIMSIGKSFEEIMQKGLRMIGQGMHGFVGNNDIHFDNLDEELANPTDLRIFAVAQALEQGYSVDKIHELSKITRWFLEGLKNIVDYANVLKGYNKIEDLPEDVLKEAKRLGFSDFQIARYVESPEGNMEKENIRVRNLRKKMGILPTVKRINTIASEHPELTNYLYMTYDGTPHDITYYPNEKSVIILGSGAYRIGSSVEFDWCSVNAAQTARKLGYKSIMINYNPETVSTDYDMCDRLYFDELSFERVLDVIDLELPKGVIVSVGGQIPNNLAMKLYRQNVPVLGTSPLSIDRAENRHKFSAMLDSLGIDQPRWAELTSMEEIDAFIEKVGFPILIRPSYVLSGAAMNVCHTKEQMIEFLDLAAKVSKEYPVVVSEFMQGTKEIEFDAVAMNGEVVEYAISEHIEFAGVHSGDATLVFPAQKIYFETARRIKKVSKMIAKELNISGPFNIQFLAKNNFVKVIECNLRASRSFPFVSKVLKRNFIETATRIMLDAPYTKPDKSAFDIDWIGIKASQFSFARLHKADPVLGVDMSSTGEVGCIGDDFNEALLSAMIAVGNSIPKKNILVSSGAAKSKVDLLEPCRMLDAKGYTIYGTHGTAKFLNDNGIKATAVCWPDEEGDLNIMDMFSNHAFELVVNIPKDHSKRELTNGYKIRRAAIDHNIPLITNARLASAFIDAFCNMNVEDIQIKSWQEYK, from the coding sequence ATGTCGAAAAGTGATATCAAAAAGGTGATTGTTCTGGGCTCGGGTGCCCTGAAGATCGGACAGGCCGGGGAGTTTGACTACTCTGGCTCGCAAGCGTTAAAGGCTCTGAAAGAAGAAGGGATCAGTACCGTATTGCTAAATCCGAATATCGCGACTATCCAAACATCCGAGGGAGTAGCCGATAAGGTATATTTCTTGCCTATCACTCCTTACTTCGTTGAGGAAGTTATCAAAAAAGAACAACCGGACGGAATCCTATTGGCGTTTGGCGGCCAGACCGCTTTGAACTGCGGTACTCAACTTTACACCAGCGGCACGTTGGCTAAATATGGCGTGAAAGTATTGGGTACATCCGTTGAGGCGATCATGTACACCGAGGACCGTGACCTATTTGTTAAGAAACTGAACGAGATAGAAGTGAAGACCCCGATCAGCCAAGCCGTAGAAAGCATGGACGACGCCGTGGCTGCCGCTTACAAGATCGGTTTCCCCGTAATGATCCGTTCCGCTTACGCATTAGGTGGTATGGGCAGTGGTATCTGCAAGGACGAGGCCGAGCTTCGCACCTTGGCGGAAAGCGCTTTCGCTTACTCATCCCAGATTTTGGTCGAGGAATCTTTGAAGGGTTGGAAAGAGATCGAGTTCGAGGTGATCCGCGACAAGAACGACCATTGCTTCACGGTAGTGAGCATGGAGAACGTTGACCCGCTAGGCGTACACACCGGCGAGAGTATCGTAGTGGCTCCGACTTGCTCCTTGACCGAGAAAGAATTAGACCTGTTGAAGGAACTTTCTACCAAGACGATCCGCCACTTAGGTATCGTGGGTGAATGTAATATCCAATACGCTTTCAACTCCGAGACTTGCGATTACCGCGTGATCGAGGTGAACGCTCGCTTGAGCCGTTCTTCCGCCTTGGCATCCAAGGCCAGCGGTTATCCATTGGCTTTCGTCGCCGCTAAGTTGGCGTTGGGCTACGGATTGGACGAGATCGGCGAGATGGGTACCCCGAACTCCGCGTACAAAGCGCCGGAGGTAGATTATATGATCGTGAAGATCCCTCGTTGGGACTTGACGAAGTTCGTGGGTGTCAGCCGCCAGATCGGTTCCAGCATGAAATCCGTCGGCGAGATCATGTCGATCGGTAAGAGCTTCGAGGAGATCATGCAGAAGGGTCTTCGTATGATCGGACAAGGAATGCATGGTTTCGTAGGTAACAACGATATCCACTTCGATAACTTGGACGAGGAGTTGGCGAACCCTACCGACTTGCGTATCTTCGCCGTGGCGCAAGCCTTGGAACAAGGATATAGCGTAGACAAGATCCATGAGTTGTCAAAGATCACACGCTGGTTCTTGGAAGGCTTGAAGAATATCGTGGATTACGCCAACGTATTGAAAGGCTACAACAAGATCGAGGATCTTCCGGAGGATGTATTGAAAGAGGCTAAACGCCTTGGTTTCTCGGACTTCCAGATCGCTCGTTACGTAGAGAGCCCGGAAGGCAATATGGAGAAAGAGAATATCCGCGTACGCAACTTGCGTAAGAAAATGGGCATTCTCCCTACCGTGAAACGTATCAACACGATCGCTTCCGAACATCCGGAATTGACCAACTATCTATATATGACTTACGACGGTACGCCGCACGACATTACCTACTACCCGAATGAGAAGAGCGTGATTATCTTGGGGTCCGGAGCTTACCGTATCGGCTCGTCCGTTGAGTTCGACTGGTGTTCGGTGAATGCCGCCCAGACCGCTCGTAAGCTAGGTTATAAATCGATCATGATTAACTATAACCCGGAGACCGTATCTACCGACTACGATATGTGCGACCGTCTTTACTTCGACGAGCTTTCATTCGAGCGCGTGCTAGACGTAATCGATCTGGAATTGCCGAAGGGCGTGATCGTCTCCGTAGGTGGACAGATCCCGAACAACTTGGCGATGAAACTCTACCGCCAGAATGTTCCGGTATTGGGTACTTCCCCGCTATCAATCGACCGTGCCGAGAACCGTCATAAATTCTCCGCGATGTTGGATTCGCTAGGTATCGACCAACCTCGTTGGGCAGAGCTTACCAGCATGGAAGAGATCGACGCGTTTATCGAGAAAGTAGGTTTCCCGATCTTGATCCGTCCGTCTTACGTATTGTCCGGTGCGGCGATGAACGTTTGCCATACGAAAGAGCAGATGATCGAGTTCTTGGATTTGGCCGCTAAGGTTTCCAAGGAATATCCGGTGGTCGTATCCGAGTTTATGCAAGGAACGAAAGAGATCGAGTTCGACGCTGTCGCTATGAATGGCGAGGTGGTTGAGTACGCGATCTCCGAGCATATCGAGTTCGCCGGTGTTCACTCCGGTGACGCTACCTTGGTGTTCCCGGCTCAGAAGATTTACTTCGAGACAGCCCGTCGTATCAAGAAAGTAAGCAAGATGATCGCGAAGGAGTTAAACATCAGCGGTCCGTTCAATATCCAGTTCTTGGCGAAGAATAACTTCGTGAAAGTAATCGAATGTAACTTACGTGCCTCACGTAGTTTCCCGTTTGTATCTAAAGTATTGAAACGCAACTTTATCGAGACGGCTACCCGCATCATGCTGGACGCTCCGTATACGAAACCGGATAAGAGCGCGTTCGATATCGACTGGATCGGTATCAAGGCTTCCCAGTTCTCATTCGCCCGTTTGCACAAGGCAGACCCCGTATTAGGTGTGGACATGAGCTCCACCGGCGAGGTAGGTTGTATCGGCGACGATTTCAACGAGGCTTTGCTTTCCGCCATGATCGCCGTAGGCAACAGTATTCCTAAGAAGAACATTTTAGTTTCTTCCGGCGCAGCTAAGAGCAAGGTCGATTTATTGGAGCCTTGCCGGATGCTGGATGCCAAGGGTTACACGATCTATGGTACGCACGGAACCGCCAAGTTCCTGAACGATAATGGAATCAAGGCAACCGCCGTTTGCTGGCCGGATGAGGAAGGTGATTTGAACATCATGGATATGTTCAGCAATCACGCTTTCGAATTGGTAGTAAATATCCCGAAAGATCATAGCAAACGTGAGTTGACCAATGGCTATAAGATCCGCCGTGCGGCGATCGATCATAACATTCCATTGATCACGAACGCCCGTCTGGCCAGCGCCTTTATCGACGCTTTCTGCAATATGAACGTAGAAGATATTCAGATTAAGAGCTGGCAGGAGTACAAATAA